A stretch of DNA from Carya illinoinensis cultivar Pawnee chromosome 12, C.illinoinensisPawnee_v1, whole genome shotgun sequence:
CTACTGCAAGGACAAGTAGCCATGACACAGCAGGACACACAGCTGTGAGTGGACCGTCAAGGATTATTAGATCAGAAGAAAGTGATACCATTAGCCTTGATCTTGGGGTTGGGATCAGCTCAGCTGTTGAAAATAGGTCCAACGAGCCCAGGCAGGCACATCATTCTGAAATTCTGGGAGTCCAATCTCACCCTAGCAATTCAAATTTTAAGGTGTTTCAAGCAACCCCAGTTTCGGCATATTTTGGTGTTCTAAGTACCGGCTTAAGTCGATATGGATCTAGAGAAAATCCAAGTGAAGGCCGAAAGATTGAAATTCCACCTTTAAACCATTCCTCTTACCCATTTCCACAGAACATGGGAAAGATACTGACGGGTCCTTGAGATTCTTTACAATGCAatgataacaaaaataaaatacggtgtgatttattttttattttttactcttatgtattttcctttctttcttcagCAGTTGAGGACAAGAAGACGAGTCTCTAGATGAAAACAGGATTCGTCTTAATTTTACCTTAATATCTGAGAGCTGTTCTTGACATTGACTGCCCCCCAGCAAATTTCTTTGAAGTCCAATACTGTTTGTATAATGTTGACTTCTGGGTGAAACTCTgtataaatatgaaattaagaCTGGTGTATGATTTTCTGACAGGAAGACTTTATTGTAACTTAAGAACTTGTAAGATATTGAAAGGAAATATGGTTTCATTTTCACTTTTTAATGGAATTGTAATTCGATGGAATGTTAAACCTGTAACCGATGATTGAGCTTAGGAGTCCATACGGTATTGCACCTGGCAACAGTCGAGGGAAACGTGCAAAATTCTGAATGCCACAATGTATACATGCATTCATGCGCTCGCGCACAAcgtattgtgtgtgtgtgtatatgtatgtatctaTTCTATGTACTCTGCTTATATGATTATGAAACGATGGTCCATGGTAAAAAATTTCCATTGATGCTCGTCGCTAGATTTTGTATGTTCACCAAAAGGCATGTCTGGTTTTGGATTCGAGTCCTTGATCGGTTTGGGAGAAGGGATATCCTCAAACAGTAGGCTAAGGTTACCGTTACTAGAAACCAACAAAATGACAAATATCAATTACACTTTGATGGTTCCGTTTGTTGTGGGAGAAGGACAAACAAACCATAATTGCCATTTTTGTAGAGAATTGAAGATGGTAAGAGTATTTCAGATCATCTGTAAATAGTATTGAACTGTTTGTGAATGGTAGTAAAGTGTAGTCTGAGATGGCACAAAAGCGTGTTCTAATTCTAGTTCATGCACGTGAAGCAACGGGCCAAACAAATCCAGAAGGCTCTCTTTTAAGGGAATACTACTTCTCATTGCATTCCTGGAGTCACCCAAAAGAGAAAATTCAATCCTTGTGACACTTGACAGAAATACTATACCAAAATAAGAAGGTTAGAATCATCTAGGAAGTCCcaattttgaacaaaaaatttatttgtaactTGGCATGGAAGGCACATTCTTCGTACCGTTGACACGTCATATTGAACTATATCACAATAGTTGCGCGAGGAAGATATCTCCACACCTACTTGCAAAGTAGAAacaaattgtaaatattatagaagtaatatgattttataaaaatatccacgAAAGGGAATGAtctttctttctcactttcCTTTTGGAATCCACGAAAGAAACTGCCAGCGAAGTTTCATGTGTATAGCAAATACAGAGATGCTGAATATTCTGTGTTTCAGGAAAAGCACTAGTATGTACTATTTTGGCGCTTTTTGGAAGGGTGACTGACATTTGCAATATGGTCTTTAAATGCACTGTTGGGAGAATCCAATAACCCTTTAATTCAGTATTTTGTCTTTGCTTGCTTTGAGACTATGCAACCACGTTGCGCATCGATACTCCACCGATGCTATCTTCCCAAATCAACACCCTAAAGGTTTCAAACGATgcataaaagtttttttttttttttagcttcatggcacaaatattgttttgaacaatatataaaacagtgtggtatgagagagagagagagagagagagagagagagagagagagagagatgcatgcTATCTGGGTTTCCATTAAGGAGACTACTAACTGTAGAGTAAAGCTGACGAATGTGGTTAGCCGGGCCGGAACATGTGGAAAGAGAAGTGACAAGGATATAATGGAACGTGAGCCTGTCCATTGCACGGCAACTCCGATTCGCAAGGCGATTTTCTGCCAGACGCGAACATTACTTTATGGTAAGTCTTTTCTTCTCCATGATGGTATCAACACAACATTTAGATTACAGTGGAGTACGATACTTATACTCCTGCTTTTGTCATTCTTAACAATACTAGAAAAAATGCTGAAAAACTTTGTGAATCTTTGTCACTACTTGGCATGAATTCTCTATTTGTTAAACCTTCCGTTGCCATTTTCAAAAAGGGCTGAACACTGGAGACCCATCAAGAAACATCGTTGAGCTCATCTTTCAAAGAGCGTCCACGAACCCTTCTAAGCcatcaagaaagataaaaaCTGTCCTCAAGGTGAAGAATTCCGTAGAAATTCTCGACAGGTTTGAAGAATATAGAGAGAAGGTGAAGAAGAAAGCCTACGAGAGATATAAAAGGAATCCAAGAAGCACGGTGGACGGGAACGAGCTGTTACGATTCTATGGCTCTACTATGGTTTGCTGCAGTGGCAAGTCAAAGCGAGTATCTGAACTGTGTAAAAATCCCACTTGTGAAGTCTGCAGGATTATAGAATCTAACTTTGACACAGATCGCACCAGAAGATATGGTGTCCGTTTGAGCACTGGTAGTGACGACTCGAGTGAGAACATGATTGCCACTACAAGggtgaaaaatataaagagGGCTGTCATAGTTTGCAGGGCTATTGCTGGGAGCATAGGTAATATGTGGGATGGGGAATATGAAGGTTTTGATTCAGTGGGGAGTGGGCTGCTTTCTAACTTGGAGTGCTTGATAGTGCCAAATCCAAATGCCATACTTCCCTGTTTCGTTATAGTTTTTGACTGATCCGGATCTACATGTATATCTTTTCGCATTGAGCAATAATGATCCAGCTCAGATTTTGCTTACATTTTAACTAATGTCATTAATGTAATACCATACTGCAAAATCAAAAAGCTATCAAAAGTAGCAACGCAGCAGTCACAATATTTCCAATGTTACCCTCAATAGCTAGAAACCATACACGTTGTTTTGCATTCCATTACTGATGTTCTAGCTGAAATTTAGGTTAGTAACCTGAGATGAGGAACAAGATTTGTGAGAGAAAAGGTAATTTATTCCTAATAGATACAAAAAGTAACGTGTAATGGGATTAGACTTCAAGCAACAACTTATCACTAGAAAGGTTTCTACCTCGGTTTAACCGAGGGGTAAACGGAGGGGGAGGATAGAActagagaggaaagagaagggaaagaaagaaagaaagactaCTGAGGGAGGGGAGGCTAGATTTAGGTTAAACCTAACCCCAAAACAACATTGTATTATTAacgacttatatatatatataattacaagtatTTTAAGTTGGGCTATAGGGGCAGGCTGGGGTGCAGGGAAGGTGCGGGGCCTGGCCTGGCCCAGGCCCCCACTGCCTTTCACAGATGCGGGTGGGGTGGAGCTGTGGAGGGCGGGCAAACGGGGTGTAGAGCCTTGCCGCCTATCCCTACGTACATGCGGACCGATTTACCTGGAAAGACAATGCAAATAACCACAGTAATTTGTAGGACATCATAGTGATAGATATAGCCCCGTAagattcttaattattataatcgAATCCAAGGGTCCAAAATAAAATCTCCAAGTCTATCTACGAGTAGGTCACAAAGGAACAGTAAAATTCCTTTACAGTAAATTTAAGAAGCTGCTGATTTCCACTCTACACGATTTATCTTGCAAAAATGATTTAGTGGCAGATATTATACAGGATAGAGGATAACACCAAGCAGCAAAATGAgccttggtttttattttttcatataatgatgagatgtaagtaggcatatatatataacagaataaAGGAATGAGAAAACTCCCGTGATTGTCACGTacttaatttttcatttgtttctGTAACTCATGCAGAAATTTTGCAGCTATACCAAAGATTCTTCAGCTATTAGGCAGCCAATCCATCACTTTCCTGATTTGAAATCGATAaggtttattttctattttaaaccAAGGTTAGCCTTCCCCTTAACAATGATGATTGCTCTGGATAAGGTTAAATGCCCATGTGTAATCAGATTGGACCACAGAGTCACAGGACAACTGAAAGCTGGTTTTCCCAAGTACGAGAGGAGAACAGGAAAAACATATGCAATTATATGTGGTATTGGTAGAGAAGCAAGAGTCTGTAGCAGTCAAATAACTCGCTTTCTCATTTAATACTATGTCAACCAAGGCTATTGTACAATCTAACTCCTAAGAACTTAGAGATTCTCACTAGGTCTTAATGCATGTGGCAGAAGAATGTCTAGATGGACAACGTATCCCTCTCATCCTCTTTCTATAACCACCATGCCATTAACACATTAAGTTGATGCCAATCTATTCATATTTTGTGCCAATTTCAGATTTTACTTTCATGATAAGGAATTAAAGGGGAAAACGGCACTCAAACTTCTTAGTTAGTGAACTTCCACAATATCCATTTTGTTTTTGCAGCTTGACTCAAGGTGTTTTCTGTATGCAAAACACTACTAGCTTCGGGATTACGGTTATGCATGCTTGTTTACAATTGAAATTGCGCCAAAGACATGCAGATATGTACGTAGAAACTATACATCGATGTTTCTGTAAAGACAATAAACTTAGCAAGTAATTGACATTACATATAATTGGCTGCGCTGTCCACGTTGATAATCTTGTATAAGCGATCTTTCCTGGATTCATATTGTGCCATTGAAGTAATGCGTATTATTGACATAAAAATAGGCGAGCTCTAACCAGAAAAGAATCGTTTCCACGACTGCCATGGGAGAAATCCTCCTGCCAGAGAAGATGAATTTAATTACACAGATGCTTGCCTAATTTAACAAATGTAGACATAACACAAAAAGATACTGACTATAGAATCAAACATACCACATCCGGGGCATCGAAAATAGTACTTATTGTCTCTGAGAACAAGCCCTGACCCTCCACATACCTCACATTTTCTCTGTGCCATCTGCCACGCAAcgtaataaattaaacaaaccATTGATAGTCAGATACTATGTAATACACGTCATAAAGGGATATAAATAGGAAGTAATGTTCTCTTATCAACACGTGTGCTTACAATTCTTTTGCTGAACTCTATCCCTGGCACCACAAAGGGTGTAACTCCAGCTGCACAAacaagattttcttttttagcaCTAGATTTTAGAGGGTAACTACATGACGGAGTCAAATTTTTAGTTCAATTTTCTGACTAACAATATCAGTTTAAAAGAACACAGAGAGATATTAAATACTGAACTAACGTGCTTTAGACTCTTCATAAAAATGATGATCAGGAATTAGGAACAAGAAAATCGTAAAACTATAAAGATGCTAATTCTTATTAGCTAATAACAGAGCCAGACGGCTGAAAACAATGTGGATCGTAAAACACAGTATATGTTATATAAGATATTAACGAAATAAAAACCTTAttttcgggaaaaaaaaaaaaaaaaaccataatacCTAATGCGCCGACAACTATTTGCCAGGTGAGCTCCACCCCGGCTGGACTCGCCGCCGCCGCCGAAACATCGTTTATCGCCGGAATCCTGGTTGTTGATATTCTCCTATTTCCATTCAAATGGGTGCACCTCTTTCGGGAAATAAGAAGATGGGATTTTGTGGGTACGATTTTAAAGAGAGTGTGGTTTGAGTTTGGAAGTGTGGGAAGAAGCAGCGATGAAGAAACTGAAGGGACCAACGCTTCCATGCGAAAGCGTATAGACGGTCTCGGACTCGAAGAGTGTTTGCCTTGGTGGCCACTCAGTGGTCAATCCTCATG
This window harbors:
- the LOC122288848 gene encoding uncharacterized protein LOC122288848, which gives rise to MREREREREREREREMHAIWVSIKETTNCRVKLTNVVSRAGTCGKRSDKDIMEREPVHCTATPIRKAIFCQTRTLLYGLNTGDPSRNIVELIFQRASTNPSKPSRKIKTVLKVKNSVEILDRFEEYREKVKKKAYERYKRNPRSTVDGNELLRFYGSTMVCCSGKSKRVSELCKNPTCEVCRIIESNFDTDRTRRYGVRLSTGSDDSSENMIATTRVKNIKRAVIVCRAIAGSIGNMWDGEYEGFDSVGSGLLSNLECLIVPNPNAILPCFVIVFD
- the LOC122288849 gene encoding uncharacterized protein LOC122288849, with amino-acid sequence MEALVPSVSSSLLLPTLPNSNHTLFKIVPTKSHLLISRKRCTHLNGNRRISTTRIPAINDVSAAAASPAGVELTWQIVVGALAGVTPFVVPGIEFSKRIMAQRKCEVCGGSGLVLRDNKYYFRCPGCGGFLPWQSWKRFFSG